In a single window of the Mesorhizobium shangrilense genome:
- a CDS encoding ABC transporter permease yields MSSTATIPQPVPLGRRIRRFMSDYPLVPLIILLIALVVALQILRPGIVNERWIANTIKFAIPLAILAGCQTMTMLTGGIDLSVGTAATMSAFIISTQWVNQDPAVAFLIAMAPPLLIGLANGIGVGVFRVHPLIMTLGTSLIGIGCLQVYQRTVIASGTKVPEFLAWLGTGLTYGVPNALLLFVPLAALIIFTLRRTGFGRLLYAVGDNEHAARLSGVSYWQVIVALYGLSGLLAGITGLLYVGLIKAPSLSLVEPLVLPSVAAAVIGGTSIFGGRGGYTGTIIGALILTVLTTLLTILQMPEGARRMLFGAIVLLVTAAYLRIVEDR; encoded by the coding sequence ATGAGCAGCACTGCGACCATCCCTCAGCCGGTCCCCCTCGGCCGCCGCATCAGGCGCTTCATGAGCGACTATCCGCTCGTGCCGCTGATCATCCTGCTGATCGCGCTGGTCGTGGCCCTGCAGATCCTGCGGCCCGGCATCGTCAACGAGCGCTGGATCGCCAACACCATCAAGTTCGCGATTCCGTTGGCGATTCTGGCGGGCTGCCAGACGATGACGATGCTGACCGGCGGCATCGACCTCTCTGTCGGCACCGCCGCCACCATGAGCGCCTTCATCATCTCGACGCAGTGGGTCAACCAGGACCCGGCGGTGGCCTTCCTGATCGCCATGGCGCCGCCGCTGCTCATCGGCCTCGCCAACGGCATCGGCGTCGGTGTCTTTCGCGTGCATCCGCTCATCATGACGCTCGGCACCAGCCTCATCGGCATCGGCTGCCTGCAGGTCTACCAGCGCACGGTGATCGCGTCGGGCACCAAGGTTCCGGAGTTTTTGGCGTGGCTCGGCACAGGGCTCACCTACGGCGTTCCCAACGCGCTGCTGCTCTTCGTGCCGCTTGCCGCGCTCATCATCTTCACCCTGCGGCGGACCGGCTTCGGGCGGCTGCTCTACGCCGTCGGCGACAACGAGCACGCGGCGCGGCTCTCCGGCGTGTCCTACTGGCAGGTCATCGTCGCGCTCTATGGGCTTTCCGGCCTGCTCGCGGGCATCACCGGGCTGCTCTATGTCGGCCTGATCAAGGCGCCGTCGCTGTCCCTGGTCGAGCCGCTGGTACTGCCCTCGGTGGCGGCGGCCGTCATCGGTGGCACATCGATCTTCGGCGGCCGCGGCGGCTACACCGGCACCATCATCGGCGCCCTCATCCTCACCGTGCTGACCACGCTGCTGACCATCCTGCAGATGCCCGAAGGCGCGCGGCGTATGCTGTTCGGCGCGATCGTGCTTCTGGTCACCGCGGCCTACCTGCGCATCGTCGAGGACCGCTGA
- a CDS encoding ABC transporter permease — MMRLVRQNGWTLGLVALFAVLLVATKIIQPSYGAGDFGSLVRAVLPYAFAVAAQTVVVIAGGIDLSVASMMALTSVTAAAMMNGATEQYALFVVPFVLAMGMALGALNGILIVVTRVPDIVVTLAMLFVFQGAALLVLGAPGGAAAEWLKGLLVGTVPIPGLPEAVTSWIPKALVVLVVCLCIVWIPLKRSRLGLSIYAIGSSELAAFRSGVPVARTKILAYAIAGLFGAMGGLALTMSTGIGAPIPGPYLLASVAAVVLGGVALGGGRGGLLGPIIAVFVLRLVRTDLTLLAVDPNVTTIIEGVIMVAVVMLGAFIVMRGRKS, encoded by the coding sequence ATGATGCGCCTCGTCCGACAGAATGGCTGGACCCTCGGCCTCGTGGCGCTCTTCGCTGTCCTGCTGGTCGCCACCAAGATCATTCAGCCGAGCTACGGCGCCGGCGACTTCGGCTCGCTGGTCCGGGCGGTGTTGCCTTACGCCTTCGCCGTCGCCGCACAGACTGTGGTGGTCATCGCCGGCGGCATCGACCTGTCGGTCGCCTCCATGATGGCCCTCACCAGCGTGACAGCAGCGGCCATGATGAACGGTGCGACCGAGCAGTATGCGCTGTTCGTCGTGCCCTTCGTGCTTGCCATGGGCATGGCGCTCGGCGCGCTGAACGGCATCCTCATCGTGGTCACCCGCGTGCCCGACATCGTGGTCACGCTGGCCATGCTGTTCGTCTTCCAGGGCGCGGCCCTGCTCGTGCTGGGCGCGCCCGGCGGCGCTGCCGCCGAGTGGCTGAAGGGGCTGCTGGTGGGAACCGTGCCCATTCCCGGCCTGCCGGAGGCCGTGACCTCCTGGATCCCGAAGGCGCTCGTCGTGCTGGTCGTCTGCCTCTGCATCGTTTGGATACCGCTGAAGCGCTCGCGGCTCGGACTGTCCATCTATGCGATCGGCAGCAGCGAGCTGGCGGCGTTCCGCAGCGGCGTTCCGGTGGCGCGCACCAAGATCCTCGCCTACGCCATCGCCGGCCTGTTCGGCGCGATGGGCGGGCTCGCGCTCACCATGAGCACCGGCATCGGCGCGCCCATTCCTGGTCCCTACCTTCTGGCCAGCGTGGCGGCGGTCGTGCTCGGCGGCGTCGCGCTCGGCGGCGGCCGCGGCGGACTGCTCGGCCCGATCATCGCCGTCTTTGTGCTGCGCCTCGTGCGCACGGATCTGACGCTTCTGGCCGTCGATCCCAACGTCACCACCATCATCGAGGGCGTCATCATGGTCGCCGTCGTGATGCTCGGAGCCTTCATCGTCATGCGGGGGCGCAAGTCATGA
- a CDS encoding sugar ABC transporter ATP-binding protein: protein MTTKPLLDASGVAKNYGAVAALRNASLSVLPGEVHALMGANGAGKSTLVKILTGAVKHDAGRILIRGETRPIHSPAEARRAGLVSVYQEPALIPDLDVASNLRLTQTPVEPFREWVRELGVPDLDIRDLARDIPLAILRVLDLARALAIEPDVLLLDEMTAALPANLAERVLDVVKRQSRAGRSVIFISHRFVEISALCDRATVLRDGETVGVVDIAPGVEERIVELMLGARIVKTRVAAARASDAAVEAGPARLRVRNLAVGTKLQDVSFDLGNGEVAGVVALEGQGQDELFAALSGAIPPAGGTIEVDGEQTRFGHPADAIAAGIAYVPGDRTEALLMQRSVRENIALPFSARPRSWGPIDVKRERNRVVSAIERLQIDTRAQREVQRLSGGNQQKVTIARWIAADAQTILCFDPTRGIDVRTKQEIYKLLRELAAQGKSVLFYTSELEEVQQVCDRAIVIFGGRVVDVLPVEIADEAALTRAAYGLPRDAENAGVLAELPSQPASTS from the coding sequence GTGACGACGAAACCCCTACTTGACGCCTCGGGCGTCGCCAAGAACTACGGCGCCGTAGCCGCACTGCGGAACGCGTCCCTGTCCGTCTTGCCCGGCGAGGTGCATGCGCTCATGGGCGCGAACGGCGCCGGCAAATCCACGCTTGTGAAGATCCTCACCGGCGCCGTCAAGCACGATGCCGGACGCATCCTGATCCGCGGCGAAACGCGCCCTATCCATTCCCCGGCTGAAGCCCGCCGCGCCGGACTGGTCTCGGTCTACCAGGAGCCCGCGCTTATCCCCGACCTCGACGTCGCGTCCAATCTCCGCCTGACGCAGACCCCGGTCGAACCGTTCCGCGAATGGGTCCGTGAACTCGGCGTCCCCGATCTGGACATCCGCGACCTCGCCCGTGACATCCCCCTTGCCATCCTGCGCGTGCTCGACCTTGCGCGCGCGCTGGCCATCGAGCCCGACGTGCTGCTGCTCGACGAGATGACGGCCGCGCTGCCGGCGAACCTCGCCGAGCGCGTGCTCGACGTCGTCAAGCGCCAGAGCAGGGCCGGCCGCTCCGTCATCTTCATCTCGCATCGCTTTGTCGAGATCTCCGCCCTGTGCGATCGCGCGACCGTGCTGCGGGACGGCGAGACGGTCGGCGTCGTCGACATCGCCCCCGGCGTCGAGGAACGTATCGTCGAGCTGATGCTCGGCGCCCGTATCGTGAAGACGCGCGTCGCCGCCGCCCGCGCCAGCGACGCGGCCGTTGAAGCTGGTCCGGCGCGGCTGCGTGTCCGCAACCTTGCGGTCGGGACCAAGCTGCAGGACGTCTCGTTCGATCTTGGCAACGGCGAGGTCGCGGGCGTCGTGGCGCTCGAGGGTCAGGGCCAGGACGAACTCTTCGCCGCGCTGTCCGGCGCCATCCCCCCCGCGGGCGGGACCATCGAGGTGGATGGCGAGCAGACCCGCTTCGGCCACCCCGCCGACGCCATCGCCGCCGGCATCGCCTATGTGCCAGGCGACCGCACCGAGGCGTTGCTGATGCAGCGCTCTGTTCGCGAGAACATCGCCCTTCCATTCAGCGCGCGACCGCGCAGCTGGGGGCCGATCGACGTGAAGCGGGAGCGCAACCGGGTCGTCAGCGCCATCGAGCGCCTGCAGATCGACACGCGCGCCCAGCGCGAGGTGCAGCGACTTTCGGGCGGCAACCAGCAGAAGGTGACCATCGCCCGCTGGATCGCCGCCGATGCGCAGACCATCCTCTGCTTCGACCCGACGCGCGGCATCGACGTGCGCACCAAGCAGGAGATCTACAAGCTGCTGCGCGAGCTCGCCGCGCAGGGCAAGTCCGTACTTTTCTACACATCTGAACTCGAGGAGGTGCAGCAAGTGTGTGACCGCGCCATCGTCATCTTCGGCGGGCGGGTGGTCGACGTTCTGCCCGTCGAGATCGCCGACGAAGCCGCATTGACGCGCGCCGCCTACGGGCTCCCGCGCGACGCCGAGAATGCGGGCGTGCTCGCAGAACTGCCCAGCCAACCGGCGAGTACTTCATGA
- a CDS encoding ABC transporter substrate-binding protein, giving the protein MRKVRQLAMLPLLAGAAFMASALTAGAQGSYTIGVSNTVQGNGWREEMICAIKAQALASGKVAKLNIAHRNTDAAGQLEDIRNLISAKVNAIVVNPADPAGIQAALAEATKAGIVVVAVDQAVTEPSAYIISNNQEQYAYLGAKWLFETLGGKGDVVYMRGAAGASADSDRDKGFKKALAEFPDIKVAHEVFTGWQQDQGKQQILDFIATGTPFNGIWTSGIDNVIVDALVESQTPLVPVVGADNAGFVGQLNSVEGLKGAAVTNPGSIGGAGVTLALQILEGKKPAEQTVLVNPELWENASDDGKAKLKTAADPSLSPEWPVSISIPDWTTYTKEQIVACKGPGE; this is encoded by the coding sequence ATGCGTAAGGTAAGGCAACTGGCAATGCTTCCGCTGCTGGCGGGCGCCGCCTTCATGGCGTCGGCTCTCACTGCGGGCGCGCAGGGCAGCTACACCATCGGCGTGTCCAACACCGTGCAGGGCAACGGCTGGCGCGAGGAGATGATCTGCGCGATCAAGGCGCAGGCGCTCGCCTCGGGCAAGGTCGCCAAGCTCAACATCGCCCACCGCAACACCGATGCTGCCGGTCAGCTGGAGGATATCCGCAACCTGATCAGCGCCAAGGTCAACGCCATCGTCGTCAATCCGGCCGACCCGGCCGGCATCCAGGCGGCTCTGGCCGAGGCGACCAAGGCCGGCATCGTCGTCGTCGCCGTCGACCAGGCGGTGACCGAGCCGTCGGCCTACATCATCTCCAACAACCAGGAGCAGTACGCCTATCTCGGCGCCAAGTGGCTCTTCGAGACATTGGGCGGCAAGGGCGACGTCGTCTACATGCGCGGCGCAGCCGGCGCGTCCGCCGACAGCGACCGCGACAAGGGCTTCAAGAAGGCGCTTGCCGAGTTCCCCGACATCAAGGTCGCGCATGAGGTGTTCACCGGCTGGCAGCAGGACCAGGGCAAGCAGCAGATCCTCGACTTCATCGCCACCGGGACGCCGTTCAACGGCATCTGGACCTCCGGCATCGACAACGTGATCGTCGACGCGCTGGTCGAGTCGCAGACCCCGCTGGTGCCGGTCGTCGGCGCCGACAACGCTGGCTTCGTCGGCCAGCTCAACTCGGTCGAGGGGCTGAAGGGCGCGGCGGTCACCAATCCCGGTTCGATCGGCGGCGCCGGCGTGACGCTCGCCCTGCAGATCCTCGAGGGGAAGAAGCCGGCCGAGCAGACCGTGCTGGTCAATCCCGAGCTCTGGGAGAACGCCAGCGACGACGGCAAGGCCAAGCTGAAGACGGCCGCCGATCCGTCGCTGAGCCCCGAGTGGCCGGTTTCGATCTCGATCCCGGACTGGACCACCTACACCAAGGAACAGATCGTCGCCTGCAAGGGCCCGGGCGAGTAA
- a CDS encoding sugar phosphate isomerase/epimerase family protein: MRLGILTAPFPETPLAQVAEWANSVGFEALEIACWPRATGPTRRYAGTSHIDVASLSASEGKEIVAALAEKNQTISALGYYPNPLHPDAAHRQAVIEHLKKVIVAAGRMGVPLVNTFCGGDASKHVDANWEEALKVWPDIVAHARDNGVRLAFENCPMIFSYDEWPGGHNIAYSPYVWRRILEAWDGYVGMNYDPSHLVWQMIDQGRFIREFGPHMLHVHAKDLMIDRDGLYERGIMSAGMGWQVPRMPGLGEVDWGATFSALYRAGYDGPVIIEHEDRKFEGADELVKRGFLLARDVLRPFVK; encoded by the coding sequence ATGAGGCTCGGAATTCTGACAGCGCCGTTTCCTGAAACGCCGCTCGCGCAGGTCGCGGAGTGGGCGAATTCGGTCGGCTTCGAGGCGCTGGAGATCGCCTGCTGGCCCAGGGCGACGGGACCGACGCGTCGCTATGCCGGAACCAGCCACATCGACGTCGCCAGCCTTTCGGCCTCGGAGGGCAAGGAGATCGTCGCCGCGCTCGCCGAGAAAAACCAGACGATTTCGGCGCTCGGTTACTACCCGAACCCCCTCCATCCGGACGCTGCCCACCGCCAGGCCGTCATCGAGCACCTGAAGAAGGTGATCGTCGCGGCCGGCCGCATGGGCGTGCCGCTCGTCAACACCTTCTGCGGCGGCGACGCGTCGAAGCATGTCGACGCCAACTGGGAGGAGGCGCTGAAGGTCTGGCCCGACATCGTCGCCCACGCGCGCGACAACGGTGTGCGCCTCGCCTTCGAGAACTGCCCGATGATCTTCAGCTACGACGAGTGGCCGGGCGGGCACAACATCGCCTACTCGCCCTATGTCTGGCGTCGCATCCTCGAGGCGTGGGACGGCTATGTCGGGATGAACTACGATCCCTCGCATCTGGTCTGGCAGATGATCGACCAGGGCCGCTTCATCCGCGAGTTCGGGCCGCACATGCTGCACGTCCACGCCAAGGATCTGATGATCGACCGCGACGGCCTCTACGAGCGGGGCATCATGTCGGCGGGCATGGGCTGGCAGGTTCCGCGCATGCCGGGCCTCGGCGAGGTCGATTGGGGCGCGACGTTCTCGGCGCTCTACCGGGCGGGCTATGACGGCCCGGTCATCATCGAGCACGAGGACCGGAAATTCGAAGGGGCCGACGAACTGGTCAAGCGCGGCTTCCTGCTGGCGCGCGACGTTTTGCGCCCCTTCGTGAAATGA